GGCCGCGACCACAACACCGACGGGTTCAGCATCTGGATGGCCGGCGGTGGAGTTAAAAAAGGCCACATCCATGGAGCCACCGATGAATGGGGCCTCCATGCCGTGGACCAGGTGGTCCATCATTACGATTACCTGGCCACCGTCCTGCACCTCTTCGGCCTGGATGCGAACAAGCTGACCTATAAACGCAATGGCCGCGCCGAAACCATCCTCAATGGCATGCCCGGCCAGGTGGTGAAGGGTATACTCTCGTAAACTTGACGGCTCATCGCTTGTACAGCATCAGCACCCGGAACAGCCGCCCCATGAAGGCCGGATGCGTCAGGGAATGATACTGCCGCAGCAGCGCCTGGGTATTCGTATCCGTTTTTCCCTCCAGACCGGCCAGCACGGATAAACCAAGTTTGCCCAGGAACCGGCCCTGCAGCTCATACGTCCGCAGTTTCATGCCTGCGGATTCCGCCACCTCGATCAGCCGCGTAAAGTTCACATGCGTAGTCAGGTCGCATTCGCCCAGGTCCTCCAGCACGCGGTCATCCGTCTGATGGCCCTTATACCGGCGCAGGGTGCCGGTCTTGCGTTCCGGCGAATACAATTCCGCCTCATCAAAGCCGTAATCGGCGACGTAAACCGCCCCGCAAAAAGGCGCGGCGGCCAGTTCGGCCATCCAGTCCAGCGCTGCCAGATTGACCTCGGTGGTGTATCCTTCCCCCAGATCCACGGGCAGCCGTTTAAGCTCGGCAGCCAGTTTTTCAGAGGACGGCGGGCCGGGTATAAACCCCAGGCCATCGCCCTCCCTCTGAACGTAGAGCTCCTGCCATGCGGCACCATCCCAGCGCACCAGGTGTACCGGCATGGCATCTGGCAGCTCATTACAAACATAAAACGCAGGAACGGCAGGCAAATCCGCCAGCGAGGCGACCCAGCGCACACGTTCTTCAAAATGCGCAAGCCGTTGACGCTGAGCATCTTCGTATCGAGGATTCGGTTCCACGATGAAATAAGGTACATCCACCGCAGCGAGGATGTCCTCTGCCAGCTGGCCGTCATGCGCCGCCTGCTCGATGATGACAAAATCCGCCGGACTGCCCATCTCCGCCTTGAGTTCCAGGGCCAGTTTTCCCAGCAATCTGCCATACAGCGGTCCCACCGAAACGGCGGTATAAAAATCCCCGCTACGCCCGATCCGGCGCGGCCCCGGACCATAATATCCATATTCGGGGTGGTACAGAGCCTGGTCCATCACCTCGGCAAACGTCAGCCTGCTGGAAAATGAAGCGGAAATCTTGTCGTGCAAAATGCTTGTCAAGGTGGTCATTGGGAAACAAGTGGCGCAAACGCACAACAGCCATTAAGTTATCACCCCTTGCAATCAAGGGCATCCCCTCATGTTTGGCAAAGATTTGGAAACTAAACCCCAGACGAACTGGCGCGGCGAGACCGGGCTGAAGCTTCCCTTTTACCGTCGTGTCTGGTTCAGCGCACTCATGGCCCTGTTGATCCTGGTCGGTCTGACCGGTCTCGGCACGTATGCCATCATCGTAGCACCCTTGCATGAAAAAGCCCAGACCTATGACCTGGAGGAAATCCGCAAACTGGAGGCCGCCAGCATCATTTATGACCGCAACGGCGAGGAGCTTTCCCGCATCTACGTGCTTAATCGCACCCCGGTGCCGATCAAAGAGGTGCCCCAGCATTTCATTGATGCGCTGACGGCCCAGGAAGACAGCCGCTTTTTCCAGCATGACGGAGTGGACTACATCGGCCTCACCCGTGCCGTGATTGAAAACATCAAAGCAGGCCGCACCACCCAGGGTGCCAGTACCATCACCCAGCAGCTTGCCCGGCAGACCTTCGGCCTCATGGAGAAGAAGTACAAACGCAAGATCGTCGAGGCGTTTGTGGCCCAGCGGATTGAGAAGAAGTTTACCAAACCGGAGATCCTGGAACTTTATCTGAACCGCATTTTCTTCGGTAAAAATTTCTACGGCATCCAGGCGGCTGCGCTCGGTTACTTTGGCAAAGATGCCAGGGAACTGACCGTGGATGAAGCCGCCACCATTGCCGGCCTGATCAAAAGCCCCAACAACATTGAGCCCATCGGCCATCCGGAACGGGCGGTCAAGGAACGCAATTACGTGCTGGAGCGCATGGTCATTGAGGGCAGCCTGAGCCGTGGGGATGCAGAGCGCTTCAAGCTGAAGCCCATGGTCACCGCCCCTCAAACCAGTGATCCCAGGCTAAGCTACGTTTTCGACGAAGTCCGTCAGGAGGTGGTTTCCATTGTCGGCGAGGAACGGGCGGCCATCGGCGGTTTTCAAATCTACACCAGCATTGACAAGGATCTGCAAAAGGCGGCCGAGATTGCAATGAAAAAACGCCTGGCCGAGGTGGAGACCCGCGAAGGGTATGCCCATCAGACCTACACCCAGTTCCGCGGCATTCTGGGAGAGTGGTTCGGCAAAAAGACGAAAGGCGAACTCACGCCGGAAATGTCCCGGCCCATTCCCGAATACCTGCAGGGGGCGGCCATCGTCATGGACAACACGGACGGCTCCATCCTGGCCATGGTGGGCGGGCGTGACTTCATTGACAGCCAGTATAACCGCGCCACCGACGGGGTGCGCCCGGTAGGCACGGCGTTCACACCCTTTGTCTATGCCGCCGCCTTTTCCAAACCCGGTTACTTTCCGATGAGCCCCCTCGCCGATGAACCCCTGGACAACCGGCGGGTCATGATCGGCGGCCTGACCGGCATCCTGGGTGAGTGGGGCATGGAAGTTCCCGATCCCAAATGGTCCCGCAACCCCATCAGCGCCCGTGAGGCCCTGGTAGGCTCCCACAATTCTGCCACGGTCCGCCTTGGCGAGCGCATTGCTTTGGAAGGCGGGCGTATCCGTCAGGATTTCCGGGATTTCGCCAAACTCGCCGGCA
This window of the Prosthecobacter sp. SYSU 5D2 genome carries:
- a CDS encoding SAM-dependent methyltransferase — encoded protein: MTTLTSILHDKISASFSSRLTFAEVMDQALYHPEYGYYGPGPRRIGRSGDFYTAVSVGPLYGRLLGKLALELKAEMGSPADFVIIEQAAHDGQLAEDILAAVDVPYFIVEPNPRYEDAQRQRLAHFEERVRWVASLADLPAVPAFYVCNELPDAMPVHLVRWDGAAWQELYVQREGDGLGFIPGPPSSEKLAAELKRLPVDLGEGYTTEVNLAALDWMAELAAAPFCGAVYVADYGFDEAELYSPERKTGTLRRYKGHQTDDRVLEDLGECDLTTHVNFTRLIEVAESAGMKLRTYELQGRFLGKLGLSVLAGLEGKTDTNTQALLRQYHSLTHPAFMGRLFRVLMLYKR
- a CDS encoding transglycosylase domain-containing protein, which produces MFGKDLETKPQTNWRGETGLKLPFYRRVWFSALMALLILVGLTGLGTYAIIVAPLHEKAQTYDLEEIRKLEAASIIYDRNGEELSRIYVLNRTPVPIKEVPQHFIDALTAQEDSRFFQHDGVDYIGLTRAVIENIKAGRTTQGASTITQQLARQTFGLMEKKYKRKIVEAFVAQRIEKKFTKPEILELYLNRIFFGKNFYGIQAAALGYFGKDARELTVDEAATIAGLIKSPNNIEPIGHPERAVKERNYVLERMVIEGSLSRGDAERFKLKPMVTAPQTSDPRLSYVFDEVRQEVVSIVGEERAAIGGFQIYTSIDKDLQKAAEIAMKKRLAEVETREGYAHQTYTQFRGILGEWFGKKTKGELTPEMSRPIPEYLQGAAIVMDNTDGSILAMVGGRDFIDSQYNRATDGVRPVGTAFTPFVYAAAFSKPGYFPMSPLADEPLDNRRVMIGGLTGILGEWGMEVPDPKWSRNPISAREALVGSHNSATVRLGERIALEGGRIRQDFRDFAKLAGIRTPLREFPSTFLGATELRLDEMCLAYSCFPTLGKRPPKQHLIQRITDFRGKTVFQLDEKTLQPVRAMDEIAAYQTHTCLTEALHRGTGAPSIEYGLGDFPAGGKTGTHYESKDLWFLGYTSAVTCGVWVGFDRHKTIYPGAFSNKIALPIWTDIINASTKVRTPMEINPPESAERIEICRVSGLRASDFCYDKVKGPDGVERSVRSTYSEYLRPGTSFNMTCPVHTGEGLPADLARFHQSIQNTTDTALLAEASKFANVEPVYLQDPIIIGEDPYNSEKPILRARPVNDDGTPILRALPVGVDESGISEQPVIKLKPPPPMKIEL